A portion of the Candidatus Eisenbacteria bacterium genome contains these proteins:
- a CDS encoding glycosyltransferase family 2 protein, translating into MAGELPISVLLLARDETRDLEELLPTLAFAREVVVVWDPRGERATRDAAERLGARVHERRFEGFGPQRRHALEQCTQDWVLWLDADERLTGESLPTLRRLTALPADRSLVAARRRTWFLGRRIRWCGWGDEWLPRLFGRRAASFDDATVHEQVRIGNARVLRAPGPFEIEHHSYRTLEDCFLKMRRYASAGAEQDWARGRRAGALDLLLRPPLRFARQYVAQLGFLDGVHGLVLCGFAAAQVFLKYAALWDRGRREGRR; encoded by the coding sequence ATGGCCGGTGAACTGCCGATCTCGGTGCTGCTGCTCGCGCGCGACGAGACCCGCGACCTCGAGGAGCTGCTGCCGACGCTGGCGTTCGCGCGCGAAGTGGTGGTGGTGTGGGATCCGCGGGGTGAGCGGGCGACGCGTGACGCCGCCGAACGGCTCGGCGCCCGCGTGCACGAGCGACGCTTCGAGGGTTTCGGCCCGCAGCGCCGGCATGCGCTCGAGCAGTGCACGCAGGACTGGGTGCTGTGGCTGGACGCCGACGAACGCCTGACGGGCGAATCGCTGCCCACGCTGCGGCGGCTCACGGCCCTGCCAGCCGATCGCTCGCTCGTGGCGGCGCGCCGGCGGACGTGGTTCCTCGGGCGCCGGATCCGCTGGTGCGGCTGGGGGGACGAGTGGTTGCCGCGGCTGTTCGGCCGGCGGGCCGCGAGCTTCGACGACGCGACGGTGCACGAGCAGGTTCGGATCGGGAACGCGCGCGTGCTGCGCGCGCCCGGGCCGTTCGAGATCGAGCACCACAGCTACCGCACGCTGGAGGACTGCTTCCTCAAGATGCGGCGCTACGCGTCCGCCGGCGCCGAACAGGACTGGGCGCGGGGGCGCCGCGCGGGGGCCCTCGACCTCCTGCTGCGGCCGCCGCTGCGCTTCGCGCGCCAGTACGTCGCGCAGCTCGGGTTCCTCGACGGCGTCCACGGCCTCGTGCTGTGCGGATTCGCCGCCGCGCAGGTGTTCCTCAAGTACGCCGCGCTCTGGGACCGGGGCCGGCGCGAGGGAAGGCGCTGA